One Kineosporia corallincola DNA window includes the following coding sequences:
- a CDS encoding GNAT family N-acetyltransferase, translated as MTVTEPAVAGLHPLDNPAWASLTGPHAHLAEGTPDVWRYPPDVAPFVALPSVPGPQTWHDLAGLAGPGQVVALSGAPGLVDELPVGWEVTTTGAGVQLVATDALLGAPDEEAVRLGAADVPEMLGLVARTRPGPFRSRTHELGAYLGIRRGGRLVAMAGERLHPPGWTEISAVCTDEAYRRQGLAARLVRAVAHGIRERGETPLLHAAASNERAIRLYQAMGFALRRHTGFFGVRTPGGRG; from the coding sequence GTGACCGTGACCGAGCCGGCTGTGGCCGGCCTCCATCCACTCGACAATCCCGCCTGGGCGTCGCTCACCGGACCGCACGCGCACCTCGCCGAGGGCACGCCGGACGTGTGGCGGTATCCGCCCGACGTCGCGCCGTTCGTGGCGCTGCCGTCGGTGCCGGGCCCGCAGACCTGGCACGACCTGGCCGGGCTGGCCGGGCCCGGCCAGGTGGTCGCGCTGTCGGGGGCTCCCGGCCTGGTGGACGAGCTGCCCGTCGGCTGGGAGGTGACGACGACGGGGGCCGGGGTGCAGTTGGTCGCCACCGACGCGCTGCTCGGTGCGCCGGACGAGGAGGCGGTGCGGCTCGGTGCCGCCGACGTGCCGGAGATGCTCGGCCTGGTGGCCCGCACCCGCCCGGGACCGTTCCGGTCGCGCACCCACGAGCTCGGTGCCTACCTGGGCATCCGCCGCGGCGGGAGGCTGGTGGCGATGGCGGGGGAGCGCCTGCACCCGCCGGGCTGGACCGAGATCAGCGCGGTCTGCACCGACGAGGCGTACCGCCGTCAGGGGCTGGCCGCCCGGCTGGTGCGCGCCGTGGCCCACGGCATCCGGGAACGTGGCGAGACCCCGCTGCTGCACGCGGCGGCGTCGAACGAGAGGGCGATCAGGCTTTACCAGGCCATGGGTTTCGCCCTGCGTCGGCACACCGGCTTCTTCGGTGTGCGCACCCCGGGCGGTAGGGGATGA
- a CDS encoding FAD-dependent oxidoreductase has product MGSATKGGQDADVIVIGGGAMGSAAAWQLAERGVDVLLLERFEPGHTQGASHGASRIFRVSYPDPLHIGLAREAQQLWRELEQASGVPLLTVTGGVDHGTADELDVLHDGLTAAGVESHWLGATEAADRWPGLRFDGRALYHPGSGRLHADHAVSALQSVARGRGTVALHRTRVTRVEVLPDDTVAVSTEQDFQPLRARRVVVAAGAWTDQILAGLLPLPRLRVTQEQPAHFTPLGTDENDWPSFTHRRAGAATVYGMGTPGEGVKVGLHGVGPRIDPEHRDFRPRAEQSADLHEYVRTWLPGVDASSAVPVTCTYTSTADEVFVLDRRGPIVVAAGFSGHGFKFVPAIGRILADLVEGAPPVPEFALDRPRRVAQPAV; this is encoded by the coding sequence ATGGGTTCGGCGACCAAGGGCGGGCAGGACGCCGACGTCATCGTGATCGGTGGCGGGGCCATGGGGTCGGCGGCGGCCTGGCAGCTGGCCGAGCGCGGTGTCGACGTGCTGCTGCTGGAGCGGTTCGAGCCGGGGCACACGCAGGGCGCCTCGCACGGGGCGTCCCGCATCTTCCGGGTGTCCTACCCCGATCCGCTGCACATCGGCCTGGCCCGTGAGGCGCAGCAGTTGTGGCGTGAGCTGGAGCAGGCCTCCGGGGTCCCGCTGCTCACGGTGACCGGCGGCGTCGACCACGGCACCGCCGACGAGCTGGACGTGCTGCACGACGGGCTCACGGCGGCCGGGGTGGAGAGCCACTGGCTGGGCGCCACCGAGGCCGCGGACCGCTGGCCCGGGCTGCGTTTCGACGGGCGGGCGCTGTACCACCCGGGCAGCGGCCGGCTGCACGCCGACCACGCGGTGTCCGCACTCCAGTCCGTGGCCCGCGGGCGGGGCACGGTGGCCCTGCACCGCACCCGGGTCACCCGGGTCGAGGTGCTGCCCGACGACACCGTGGCGGTCTCCACCGAGCAGGACTTCCAGCCGCTGCGGGCCCGGCGGGTGGTGGTGGCCGCCGGCGCCTGGACCGACCAGATCCTGGCCGGTCTGCTGCCGCTGCCCCGGCTGCGGGTCACCCAGGAGCAGCCGGCCCACTTCACGCCGCTGGGCACCGACGAGAACGACTGGCCCAGCTTCACCCACCGCCGTGCCGGCGCCGCCACGGTCTACGGCATGGGCACACCGGGCGAGGGGGTCAAGGTCGGGCTGCACGGTGTGGGCCCGCGCATCGATCCGGAGCACCGCGACTTCCGGCCCCGCGCCGAGCAGTCGGCCGACCTGCACGAGTACGTGCGCACCTGGCTGCCCGGTGTCGACGCGTCCAGTGCCGTCCCGGTCACCTGTACCTACACCTCCACCGCCGACGAGGTGTTCGTGCTCGACCGGCGCGGCCCGATCGTCGTCGCGGCCGGGTTCTCCGGCCACGGCTTCAAGTTCGTGCCGGCGATCGGCCGCATCCTCGCCGACCTGGTCGAAGGGGCGCCCCCGGTGCCGGAATTCGCCCTCGACCGTCCCCGGCGGGTGGCGCAGCCGGCAGTCTGA
- a CDS encoding AAA family ATPase — translation MTIEAPPGDAVPTARVARLRVSNYRSLSDDVTVEFGDFTAFVGPNGSGKSNVLDVFRFLREALTFGLEPAISKRLGINRLRRVAPTKPRAIKIRIDLQAPDWDASYELQINAAKGASYRVENESLHAFLADGSQLSLVVDRGTVKAAPAGLAPLGSPTELVLPTLAGDPQIRPIVEALRSVRVHGIFPRELAQPQPVGVAPPLDDSGSNWCAVLRTLNDAALSDLQLGLERVTGDITGIRVDSAGGYYTAEFEHRIRNTTRWFSAGQESDGTLRLAGILTALLQSPAPPLLGIEEPELTINPGLLPLLYDYLRATSHKCQVAITTHSPDLLDLLDMDDVRVVERRDGATHVGLVAEHQRTIVKDSLLSAGSILRSGGFHTPGGEQNLLDLFDEDGPQ, via the coding sequence ATGACGATCGAAGCACCACCCGGCGACGCTGTGCCAACGGCCCGGGTCGCTCGGCTCCGAGTGTCGAATTATCGTTCTCTCAGCGACGACGTGACCGTCGAATTCGGGGATTTCACTGCGTTCGTGGGACCGAACGGGTCAGGCAAGAGCAATGTACTCGATGTCTTCCGGTTCCTCAGAGAGGCCCTGACCTTCGGTCTGGAGCCTGCCATTTCGAAGCGCCTCGGCATCAATCGCCTGCGGCGGGTGGCCCCGACGAAGCCCCGGGCCATCAAGATACGCATCGATCTCCAGGCGCCGGATTGGGACGCGTCGTACGAGCTTCAGATCAACGCAGCCAAGGGTGCGTCGTACCGGGTCGAGAACGAATCGTTGCATGCGTTCCTCGCTGATGGGTCACAGCTTTCTCTCGTGGTTGACCGCGGCACGGTGAAGGCAGCTCCTGCCGGCCTCGCCCCGCTGGGCAGCCCGACCGAACTGGTGCTGCCCACCCTGGCCGGCGACCCGCAGATCCGTCCTATCGTCGAAGCCCTGCGCTCGGTGAGGGTGCACGGCATCTTTCCTCGCGAACTGGCGCAACCACAGCCCGTCGGGGTCGCTCCCCCGCTGGACGATTCCGGATCCAACTGGTGTGCAGTTCTGCGTACCCTGAACGATGCCGCTCTCAGCGACCTGCAATTAGGCCTCGAAAGAGTGACGGGTGACATCACCGGGATTCGTGTCGATTCAGCCGGTGGCTACTACACCGCCGAGTTCGAGCACCGGATACGTAACACGACGCGCTGGTTCAGCGCCGGCCAGGAGAGCGACGGCACGCTGCGACTGGCGGGGATTCTGACAGCATTGCTCCAGAGCCCGGCGCCGCCGCTCCTCGGGATCGAAGAGCCCGAGCTCACTATCAATCCCGGGCTCCTGCCTCTGCTCTACGACTACCTCAGGGCTACAAGTCACAAGTGCCAGGTCGCGATCACCACGCACAGCCCGGATTTGCTCGACCTGCTGGACATGGATGATGTCCGGGTGGTGGAACGCAGGGATGGCGCCACCCACGTGGGCCTGGTTGCAGAACACCAGAGAACCATTGTCAAAGACTCACTGTTGTCTGCGGGAAGTATCTTGCGTTCTGGCGGCTTCCACACTCCCGGCGGAGAACAGAATCTGCTCGACCTTTTTGACGAGGATGGTCCTCAGTGA
- the glgX gene encoding glycogen debranching protein GlgX — MTSVTRTQRSLPYPLGVQVRDGGVDVAVAAAHADRVQFCLLEPDAPEDGDRWSERRIDLPNQTYGIWHGFVPDVRPGQRYGFRVHGPWDPRRGHRHNPAKLLLDPYARAVVPPERLRPELYGHQVGPDLIGPHRSPDHRDSAPFAAHGIVMPTPSNLVSTKPRTPWARTVIYEAHVRGLTKNLPGVPEALRGTYAGLAHPAAIDYLTGLGVTAVELLPVHASHSEAHLEARGLTNYWGYNTLGFFAPHPAYAATTDPAAVVDEFRQMVQALHAAGLEVLLDVVYNHTCEAGVIGPMLSFRGLDAATYYRLDGDGRDIDFTGCGNSLDATQTRVVQLVLDSLRYWVQEMDVDGFRFDLAPTLARGRNEFHSDHPMLVAMRVDPVLAGAKLIAEPWDVGPDGWRTGQFPPPFAEWNDRYRDDVRDFWLTSGARVANGEIPGGLRDLGTRIAGSADTFAPGRGPLASVNFVTAHDGFTLADLTAYDVKHNHANGEDNRDGTDNNRSWNHGVEGPADDPVIVAARRRNIRNMLGTLLFSAGVPMLVAGDEFGRSQGGNNNPYAQDSPVSWLDWELEEWQQDLLATTRHLISLRQRFAAVHPSRFFSGEHGPGGLRDVGWFAEDGSEMTMAHWSDAQRRMLQVLFAEPAPGSAPLGPGETTGSLLLVIAGASKPPTVILPDVPPLSSYELLWDSAEPRPPAPGGSAVLPPATEIEPSPDSMRLYVAR; from the coding sequence GTGACATCGGTGACGCGGACGCAGCGGTCTCTGCCGTACCCGCTCGGCGTGCAGGTCCGGGACGGCGGTGTCGACGTGGCCGTTGCGGCCGCGCACGCCGACCGGGTCCAGTTCTGCCTGCTGGAGCCCGATGCGCCGGAAGACGGGGACCGCTGGAGCGAACGGCGGATCGATCTGCCGAACCAGACCTACGGCATCTGGCACGGATTCGTCCCCGACGTGCGCCCCGGCCAGCGCTACGGCTTCCGGGTGCACGGGCCCTGGGACCCGCGCCGCGGGCACCGGCACAACCCGGCCAAGCTGCTGCTCGACCCGTACGCCCGGGCCGTCGTGCCGCCCGAGCGCCTGCGGCCCGAGCTGTACGGGCACCAGGTCGGCCCGGACCTGATCGGCCCGCACCGCAGTCCCGACCACCGCGACTCGGCGCCGTTCGCGGCGCACGGCATCGTCATGCCCACTCCCTCGAACCTGGTCAGCACGAAACCGAGGACGCCGTGGGCCCGCACGGTGATCTACGAGGCACACGTGCGCGGCCTGACGAAGAACCTGCCCGGCGTGCCGGAGGCGCTGCGCGGCACCTACGCCGGGCTGGCCCACCCGGCCGCGATCGACTACCTGACCGGCCTCGGCGTGACCGCGGTCGAGCTGCTTCCGGTGCACGCCAGTCATTCCGAGGCGCACCTGGAAGCGCGCGGCCTGACCAACTACTGGGGTTACAACACGCTGGGCTTCTTCGCCCCGCACCCGGCCTACGCGGCCACCACCGACCCGGCCGCGGTGGTGGACGAGTTCCGGCAGATGGTGCAGGCGCTGCACGCGGCCGGGCTGGAGGTGCTGCTCGACGTCGTCTACAACCACACCTGCGAGGCCGGCGTGATCGGCCCGATGCTGTCGTTCCGCGGGCTCGACGCGGCCACCTACTACCGGCTGGACGGCGACGGCCGCGACATCGACTTCACCGGCTGCGGCAACAGTCTCGACGCCACGCAGACCAGGGTGGTGCAGCTGGTGCTGGACTCGCTGCGGTACTGGGTGCAGGAGATGGACGTGGACGGGTTCCGGTTCGATCTGGCCCCCACCCTGGCCCGGGGCCGCAACGAGTTCCACTCCGACCACCCGATGCTGGTGGCCATGCGCGTCGACCCGGTGCTGGCCGGGGCCAAGCTGATCGCCGAGCCCTGGGACGTCGGCCCGGACGGCTGGCGCACCGGTCAGTTCCCGCCGCCGTTCGCCGAGTGGAACGACCGCTACCGCGACGACGTACGAGACTTCTGGCTGACCTCCGGCGCCCGGGTGGCGAACGGCGAGATCCCTGGCGGGCTGCGGGATCTCGGCACCCGGATCGCCGGTTCGGCCGACACCTTCGCCCCTGGCCGGGGGCCGCTGGCGTCGGTCAACTTCGTCACCGCCCACGACGGTTTCACGCTGGCCGACCTGACCGCCTACGACGTCAAGCACAACCACGCCAACGGCGAGGACAACCGCGACGGCACCGACAACAACCGCAGCTGGAACCACGGCGTGGAGGGGCCGGCCGACGACCCGGTGATCGTGGCCGCCCGCCGCCGCAACATCCGGAACATGCTGGGCACGCTGCTGTTCTCGGCCGGCGTGCCGATGCTGGTGGCCGGTGACGAGTTCGGCCGCAGCCAGGGCGGCAACAACAATCCCTACGCGCAGGACAGCCCGGTGTCGTGGCTGGACTGGGAGCTGGAGGAGTGGCAGCAGGACCTGCTCGCCACCACCCGCCACCTGATCTCGCTGCGCCAGCGCTTCGCCGCCGTGCACCCCTCGCGCTTCTTCAGCGGCGAGCACGGGCCCGGCGGTCTGCGCGACGTGGGCTGGTTCGCCGAGGACGGCTCCGAGATGACGATGGCGCACTGGTCGGACGCCCAGCGCCGGATGCTTCAGGTGCTGTTCGCCGAGCCCGCCCCCGGCTCCGCGCCGCTCGGGCCGGGTGAGACCACGGGCTCGCTGCTGCTGGTGATCGCCGGCGCGTCGAAACCGCCCACGGTCATTCTGCCGGACGTGCCCCCGCTCAGTTCCTACGAACTGCTGTGGGACAGCGCCGAACCGCGGCCGCCGGCGCCGGGCGGCTCCGCGGTGCTGCCCCCGGCCACCGAGATCGAGCCGTCACCGGACTCGATGCGGTTGTACGTGGCCCGGTAA
- a CDS encoding T3SS (YopN, CesT) and YbjN peptide-binding chaperone 1 produces the protein MTDPTSLPSFPPPPDEHPLRGKVLDALIDEGQQPRIDEDGDVAVSVQEQMLFVRCLDTQPPMMRVFGQWLLDDSMAGDEITRLRAANAVTSALNLVKVTVNADRLAVAVDLIVSDGTDLGPLLSATLEAVLGSVRTWHQTVTQLLEQANPAEGS, from the coding sequence ATGACCGATCCCACGTCGCTGCCCTCCTTCCCGCCCCCGCCGGACGAGCACCCGCTGCGCGGCAAGGTGCTGGACGCCCTGATCGACGAGGGCCAGCAGCCGCGCATCGACGAAGACGGTGACGTCGCCGTGTCGGTGCAGGAACAGATGCTGTTCGTGCGGTGCCTCGACACGCAGCCACCGATGATGCGGGTGTTCGGCCAGTGGCTGCTCGACGACTCGATGGCCGGTGACGAGATCACCCGGCTGCGGGCGGCCAACGCGGTCACCAGTGCGCTGAACCTGGTCAAGGTCACGGTGAACGCCGACCGGCTGGCCGTGGCGGTGGACCTGATCGTGTCCGACGGCACGGACCTCGGCCCGCTGCTGAGCGCCACCCTCGAGGCCGTGCTCGGCTCGGTGCGCACGTGGCACCAGACCGTCACACAGCTGCTGGAGCAGGCGAATCCGGCCGAGGGCTCCTGA
- a CDS encoding class I SAM-dependent methyltransferase has product MNLAGTSSGSDTAARPASAAANGTATPAADRAEGKKETAASSVKRSPATGSEGGRGLSSSTAGKGAEGAGYARDRFAGLVGARVLRREKMPYGDALEVGAGSTFGFSLGLLQSGVVNRLWISDLATSALAAARRRSEQLGLGIAGDELADPEMLPFDDASFDLVVAHALLHRRMDPAGTLTEVLRVLRPGGRFVITGESTRVRDWASPGFVRTEGGAGRAGMSRAGKARARLPERLRTLTGAPDASPTVPDRLVEVAAEAGAREVKVKPEELLATVLPYPGAEPGPAVIRSRERLAVLDRKLSQVLPVTAFPTVGLTGVRAEPV; this is encoded by the coding sequence GTGAACCTGGCCGGGACCTCCTCCGGCAGCGACACGGCCGCACGGCCCGCGAGCGCGGCCGCGAACGGCACGGCCACGCCGGCCGCCGACCGGGCGGAGGGGAAGAAGGAGACTGCCGCGTCGTCCGTGAAGCGTTCTCCCGCAACGGGTTCAGAGGGTGGGCGGGGGCTTTCGTCGTCCACTGCCGGAAAGGGCGCCGAGGGGGCGGGGTACGCCCGGGACCGGTTCGCCGGGCTGGTGGGCGCACGGGTTCTGCGGCGCGAGAAGATGCCCTACGGTGACGCTCTCGAGGTGGGGGCCGGGTCGACGTTCGGGTTCTCGCTCGGGCTGTTGCAGTCGGGCGTCGTGAACCGGCTCTGGATCAGCGATCTCGCCACCTCGGCGCTGGCCGCGGCCCGACGCCGCTCCGAGCAGCTGGGGCTGGGGATCGCGGGCGACGAGCTGGCCGACCCGGAGATGCTGCCGTTCGACGACGCCAGCTTCGACCTGGTGGTGGCGCACGCCCTGCTGCACCGGCGGATGGATCCGGCCGGCACCCTGACCGAGGTGCTGCGCGTGCTGCGGCCGGGCGGGCGGTTCGTGATCACCGGCGAGTCCACCCGGGTCAGGGACTGGGCCTCGCCCGGGTTCGTGCGCACCGAGGGCGGTGCGGGACGGGCCGGGATGTCCCGCGCGGGCAAGGCCCGGGCGCGGCTGCCCGAACGTCTGCGCACCCTGACCGGCGCCCCCGATGCCTCGCCGACCGTGCCCGACCGGCTGGTCGAGGTGGCGGCCGAGGCTGGGGCCCGCGAGGTGAAGGTGAAGCCGGAGGAACTGCTGGCCACCGTGCTGCCCTACCCGGGCGCCGAGCCGGGACCGGCGGTGATCCGCTCACGCGAGCGGCTGGCCGTGCTCGACCGCAAGCTCTCCCAGGTGCTGCCGGTGACGGCGTTCCCGACGGTGGGCCTGACCGGCGTCCGCGCAGAACCAGTGTGA
- a CDS encoding electron transfer flavoprotein subunit beta/FixA family protein produces the protein MNIVVCVKYVPDAQADRTFSSDDNTTDRENVDGLLSELDEYPVEEALKLAEATDGKVIALTVGPDDAEDAVRKALQMGAHEAVHVVDDAIHGSDALATSKILAAALGKLEYDLVLTGMTSTDGTMGVVPAMLAERLGLPQVTLASELTVADGKATIRRDNDASTEIVEASLPAVVSVTDQINEPRYPSFKGIMAAKKKPLTTWSLDDLGLSADEVGLSAAWTAVAGIAERPARTAGQVVKDEGDGGAKLVEFLAGAKLV, from the coding sequence ATGAACATCGTGGTCTGCGTGAAGTACGTACCGGACGCCCAGGCCGACCGGACATTCTCGTCGGACGACAACACCACCGATCGCGAGAACGTCGACGGTCTGCTCTCCGAGCTCGACGAGTACCCGGTCGAGGAGGCGCTGAAGCTGGCCGAGGCCACCGACGGCAAGGTCATCGCGCTCACCGTCGGTCCCGACGACGCCGAGGACGCCGTGCGCAAGGCCCTCCAGATGGGCGCCCACGAGGCGGTTCACGTGGTGGACGACGCGATCCACGGCTCCGACGCCCTGGCCACCTCCAAGATCCTCGCCGCCGCGCTCGGCAAGCTCGAGTACGACCTGGTCCTGACCGGCATGACCTCGACCGACGGCACCATGGGCGTGGTCCCGGCGATGCTCGCCGAGCGCCTCGGCCTGCCCCAGGTCACGCTGGCCAGCGAGCTCACCGTCGCCGACGGCAAGGCCACCATCCGCCGCGACAACGACGCGAGCACCGAGATCGTCGAGGCGTCGCTGCCGGCCGTGGTCAGCGTCACCGACCAGATCAACGAGCCGCGCTACCCCTCGTTCAAGGGGATCATGGCGGCCAAGAAGAAGCCGCTGACCACCTGGTCGCTCGACGACCTGGGCCTGTCCGCGGACGAGGTGGGACTGTCCGCCGCGTGGACCGCCGTCGCCGGCATCGCCGAGCGCCCGGCCCGCACCGCCGGGCAGGTCGTCAAGGACGAGGGGGACGGCGGCGCCAAGCTGGTCGAGTTCCTCGCCGGCGCCAAGCTCGTCTGA
- a CDS encoding electron transfer flavoprotein subunit alpha/FixB family protein codes for MSQVLVLVDHVDGAVRKTTTELLTVAARLGEPAAVFLGQGYDNAAATLAEYGAATVYQVEAEGLDDYLVAPKAEALAAVVRQAGEVAAVLVASSGENKEIAGRLAVKLDSGLITDAVDVQAGAEGPVTTQSVFAAAFTVTASVTKGVPVITVKPNSAEPVAVAGVTPNVVTVPVTVSDAAKTARVVERRPKEKSGRPELTEAAVVVSGGRGTNGDFSPVESFADALGGAVGASRAAVDAGWYPHSSQVGQTGKQVSPTLYVASGISGAIQHRAGMQTSKTIVAVNKDPEAPIFELVDFGVVGDLFTVLPQATEEVLKRKG; via the coding sequence ATGTCCCAGGTACTCGTGCTGGTCGACCACGTCGACGGCGCCGTCCGCAAGACCACCACCGAACTGCTCACCGTCGCGGCGCGTCTGGGCGAGCCCGCCGCCGTGTTCCTCGGCCAGGGCTACGACAACGCCGCCGCCACCCTCGCCGAGTACGGTGCGGCCACCGTGTATCAGGTCGAGGCCGAGGGGCTCGACGACTACCTCGTGGCGCCCAAGGCCGAGGCGCTCGCCGCGGTGGTGCGACAGGCCGGTGAGGTGGCCGCCGTGCTGGTCGCCAGCTCCGGCGAGAACAAGGAGATCGCCGGCCGTCTGGCGGTCAAGCTGGACTCCGGCCTGATCACCGACGCCGTCGACGTGCAGGCCGGCGCCGAGGGCCCGGTGACCACGCAGTCGGTGTTCGCCGCCGCGTTCACCGTCACCGCCTCGGTGACGAAGGGCGTGCCGGTGATCACGGTCAAGCCGAACTCGGCCGAGCCGGTCGCCGTCGCGGGTGTGACGCCGAACGTCGTCACCGTCCCGGTCACCGTCTCCGACGCCGCGAAGACGGCCAGGGTCGTCGAGCGCCGCCCGAAGGAGAAGAGCGGCCGGCCCGAGCTCACCGAGGCCGCGGTCGTGGTCTCCGGCGGCCGGGGCACCAATGGCGACTTCTCCCCGGTGGAGAGCTTCGCCGACGCCCTCGGCGGTGCCGTCGGCGCCTCCCGCGCCGCGGTCGACGCCGGCTGGTACCCGCACAGCAGCCAGGTCGGCCAGACCGGCAAGCAGGTCTCGCCCACGCTCTACGTGGCCAGCGGCATCTCCGGCGCCATCCAGCACCGGGCCGGCATGCAGACGTCCAAGACGATCGTGGCCGTCAACAAGGACCCGGAGGCGCCGATCTTCGAGCTCGTCGACTTCGGCGTGGTCGGTGACCTGTTCACGGTGCTGCCGCAGGCCACCGAAGAGGTGCTCAAGCGCAAGGGCTGA
- a CDS encoding cysteine desulfurase family protein, protein MTAYLDHAATTPMLPEAVAAMAEEMSHVGNASSLHSSGRRARRVVEEAREQIGAALGAGPSEVVFTAGGTEADNLAVKGLYWARRAGDERRRRVIATPIEHHAVLDPVEWLVTHEGAEVVWAPVDRAGRVDLDGLAELLDDEPHTTSLVTAMWANNEVGTVQPIAEIAELAHRHGVPVHTDAIQAVGHLPVDFAASGVDCLSVSGHKLGGPVSSGALLARRGLDLVPVQHGGGQERGIRSGTLDVAALRALAVATALAVEGLPAEAERVAALRDDLVRAVWKAVPDAVLNGAVPADLDEFGPTLSAQTGLDRLPGNAHFTFPGCEGDSLLYLLDARGVECSTGSACQAGVPQPSHVLLAMGVPEPTARGALRFTLGHTSTTDDVAALAAAIGPVVERARGAGLASS, encoded by the coding sequence GTGACTGCCTACCTCGACCACGCGGCTACCACGCCGATGCTGCCCGAAGCGGTGGCGGCGATGGCCGAGGAGATGTCGCACGTCGGCAACGCGTCCTCGCTGCACTCCTCCGGCCGCCGGGCCCGCCGGGTGGTGGAGGAGGCGCGCGAGCAGATCGGCGCCGCGCTCGGGGCCGGTCCCAGCGAGGTGGTCTTCACCGCCGGTGGCACCGAGGCCGACAACCTGGCGGTCAAGGGGCTCTACTGGGCCCGCCGGGCCGGTGACGAGCGGCGCCGCCGGGTGATCGCCACCCCGATCGAGCACCACGCCGTGCTCGACCCGGTCGAGTGGCTGGTCACCCACGAGGGCGCCGAGGTGGTCTGGGCCCCGGTCGATCGCGCGGGTCGCGTCGATCTGGACGGCCTCGCAGAGCTTTTGGACGACGAACCGCACACCACCTCACTCGTCACCGCGATGTGGGCCAACAACGAGGTGGGCACGGTCCAGCCGATCGCCGAGATCGCGGAACTCGCCCACCGGCACGGGGTTCCGGTGCACACCGACGCGATCCAGGCGGTCGGGCACCTGCCGGTCGACTTCGCCGCGAGCGGCGTGGACTGCCTCAGCGTCAGCGGCCACAAGCTCGGCGGTCCGGTCTCGTCCGGCGCGCTGCTGGCCCGGCGCGGCCTCGACCTGGTGCCCGTCCAGCACGGCGGGGGGCAGGAACGCGGCATCCGCTCCGGCACCCTCGACGTCGCGGCGCTGCGGGCGCTCGCGGTCGCGACCGCCCTGGCGGTCGAAGGGCTGCCAGCCGAGGCCGAGCGGGTGGCGGCCCTGCGTGACGACCTGGTCAGGGCGGTGTGGAAGGCCGTGCCCGACGCCGTCCTCAATGGTGCGGTGCCCGCTGACCTGGACGAGTTCGGGCCCACGCTGTCGGCGCAGACCGGCCTGGACCGGCTGCCCGGCAATGCCCACTTCACCTTCCCGGGCTGTGAGGGCGACTCCCTGCTCTACCTGCTCGACGCGCGCGGCGTGGAATGTTCCACCGGTTCGGCCTGCCAGGCGGGAGTACCGCAGCCGAGTCACGTGTTGCTGGCCATGGGTGTGCCCGAGCCGACGGCCCGTGGTGCGCTGCGGTTCACGCTGGGGCACACCTCCACCACCGACGACGTGGCGGCGCTGGCCGCGGCGATCGGCCCGGTGGTGGAACGGGCCCGGGGTGCCGGGCTGGCGTCCTCGTAA